The genomic segment cccaaaggcCTTTTAAAGGCACTCTTCCAATGGCACTTGTAGGCACTCTTCCCCTGGCACTTGTAGGCACTCTTCCCCTGGCACTTGTAGGCAGTCTTCCAATGGCACTTGAAGGCACTCTTCCCCTGGCACTTGTAGGCAGTCTTCCCCTGGCACTTGTCGGCACTCTTCCCCTGGCACTTGTAGGAACTCTTCCCCTGGCACTTGTAGGCACTCTTCCCCTGGCACTTGTAGGCACTCTTCCCCTGGCACTTTAGGCACTCTTCCCCTAGCACTTGTAGGCACTCTTCCCCTGGGACTTGTCGGCACTCTTCCCATGGTACTTGTAGGCACTCTTCCAATGGCACTTGTAGGCACTCTTCCCCTGGCACTTGTAGGCACTCTTCCCCTGGCACTTGTAGGCACTCTTCCAATGGCACTTGTAGGCACTCTTCCCCTGGCACTTGTAGGCACTCTTCCCCTGGCACTTGTCGGCACTCTTTCCCTGGCACTTGTCGGCACTCTTCCCTTGGCACTTGTAGGCAGTCTTCCCCTGGCACTTGTCGGCACTCTTCCAATGGCACTTGTAGGCACTCTTCCCCTGGCACTTGTAGGCACTCTTCCAATGGCACTTGTCGGCACTCTTCCCCAGGCACTTGTAGGCACTCTTCCCCTGGCACTTGTCGGCACTCTTCCCCTGGCACTTGTCGGCACTCTTCCCCTGGCACTTGTAGGCACTCTTCCCCTGCCACTTGTAGGCACTCTTCCCCTGGCACTCGTCGGCACTCTTCCCCTGGCACTTGTAGGCACTCTTCCCCTGGCACCTGTCGGCACTATTCCCCAGGCACTTGTAGGCACTCTTCCCCAGGCACTTGTAGGCACTCTTCCCCTGGCACTTGTAGGCACTCTTCCCCTGGCACTCGTCGGCACTCTTCCCCTGGCACTTGTAGGCACTCTTCCCCTGGCACCTGTCGGCACTATTCCCCAGGCACTTGTAGGCACTCTTCCCCAGGCACTTGTAGGCACTCTTCCCCTGCCACTTGTAGGAACTCTTCCCCTGGCACTTGTCGGCACTCTTCCATTGGCACTTGTAGGCAGTCTTCCAATGGCACTTGTAGGCACTCTTCCCCTGGCACTTGTAGGCACTCTTCCCCTGCCACTTGTAGGCACTCTTCCCCAGGCACTTGTAGGCACTCTTCCCCTGGCACTTGTAGACACTCTTCCCCAGGCACTTGTAGGCACTCTTCCCCTGGCACTTGTAGGCAGTCTTCCCCTGGCACTTGTCGGCACTCTTCCAAGCACCGTGCCAGGCACCTTTTGGGGATCATGCGAAGTGCCATTCAGCCTCCGGGCGCTCTCGATGGAGGCTGCTCGGACGCGATCcagttcttcctctcttctctctcctcgctttcgttctcttgtcccttttctctttctttcttccgttctcttgctctttctctctttcatccttcgcTCTTTcggtcgttttttttctctctttcgttctcttgctctctctattttcgttcttttgcattttttctctttcgttgcctttgctctttctcttgttctttcgttCTCTACTCTTGTCCTTTCTCGCTTTCGTcgtcccatctttcttttttttttctctatctgttgttctctctctctttctctttgtctctctctttctatctaataCACACTTATTCATACACGTATTCACattataaaagtgaaatatacaaagatagaaaaagaagaaagaaagaagatatttggatatatatatatatatatatatatatatatatatatatatatgtacatatatatatatatatatatatatatatatatatatatatatatatatatatattgtgtgtgtgtgtgtgtgtgtgtgtgtgtgtgtgtgtgtgtgtgtgtgtgtgtgtgtgtgtgtttgtgtgtgtgtgtgtgtgtgtgtgtaatccttTAAACTACGGCATATATCGACAATAAAaagtacaaagaaagaaagaaaaagaagataaaaaaagaaagaaagaaagaaagaaaaaatcagaataaaggaaaaataaactgtTTCGAAATTCTTATCTTTTGATTATTGAAGATAGTATCTCATCCTTCCTATACAATCAACGTTTTCATCATAGTAACTTGACTCAGAAATTCACCCTCTCTCCAACAGACTtctgtatattgcattgtatcattattgatactattgaaaaggatagtaacaataatagcaataataataatgataacagtaatgataatcataataataacaatgaagatattgatgataatggtaatatcaatgatagttataataacaataatggcaataataataacaataatgataatatgatgataataataataataataataataataataataataatgatgatgatgatgataattataataataataataataataataataataataataattattattataacaacaattaaaataagtaataataatgatattgataataatgtaataattaggtcattgataatgttaatatgcaaccaataataataataatgataataatagtagtggtagtagcagtagccaTAAcgatttccattatcattacattaacgttattaatactaataaaaatgatggcaataacaataacaataacgattataaGGATAGTCATaacaagaatgaataataataatgatactactactaataataatattgataataacaataaaaataatgatgatgacaataataaaaataatgataataatagtaaaaacaaaagtaacaatagtgatattatcattactattaatcctattgttattatcattattatttttattatcattactattactattatcattactattattgttataatcatcatattatcatcaatataacaacaacaacaacaacaatgataataataataataatagtaatagtaaaaaagaataacattgataatgataacaataatcataaataatgactattattattattatcaatattattattattgttattataattattattatcattattattactaccattattattatcataatcattatcatcattaaaatgataataattaattataataaataatataataataagataataattaatataataataattatataattaatgtaaatattaattattattgttatcatcattattagttcattataattattattctattattttatacatctcatcattattactgtatcattattattacattattatattatatttatatatttatatattattattatattattactatctattactatcattattattatcattataattgttgttatcattattgttagtactattactatcattattattatcattataattgttgttatcattattgttagtactattattctattaaaaaacaaaaataacaataggaatgGAAATATCATTGAATGGTACCTTCGTGTGTGCTTTCGTGAACACGCACATGGCCCGAGAGTGCGCATGGGCATGCGGAATTGAGTATATTGGATGAGTCTAACAAAGATACGGTAGAGGGAAAGTCTATCGTGGATACGATaatgggttgggaaccaccaacaatgattgcctaaacagcCACtgccctggggaaggatcatgggtcaccCACCCAGCACaaagacccagccaactacatggGGTTAGGTCGAAAACATGTCGCCATCGGCGAtgtgacaaaaagaaaagaaaaataatatataatgtatgatatacaattaaaaaggataaaagtaacagtaataataatagaaagaacaataataatgatactgataataatgatgatgatggtattaataacaatgatgataacaatatcaatagtaatgataataataaccatagtaataataatgatgatggtattaatgataatagtaataatgatgatgataacaatgataatgataacaatgataaaaacaataataataatgataataacaatgatagtaaatataataatgataataatcataataaaaataataacaataatattgatgttaacggtaataataataataataacaacaaaaagaataatgataataataatgactataataatagaaatgaagagaatgatagtaataataaaaatgataatggtgatgatgatgatgatgatgatgatgatgaggagagagatgatgaaacactgataattataataataatgataataatagtaacagcaagaacaatatcaacaacaataatgataatgataataataacaataaaaaaacaataaaatagataaataataatattgataatagagtaataatgatgataataataataattatgatagtaatgctaatgatgatgataatgaaaataaaataatgataataatgataagaataatgataataacaataataatgataataataataataatgataataatgataatgacaacaataatgatggtaacaagaacgtcaataataataataaaagtaataacaattattgttactattattattattatcataataataataatgataataataatgtagatagatacataaacataataaagcTAGAATGGAAGAAAGACAGTTAGGAAGGTTAGCAAACAAGCAGATGCATCggccccatgttttttttccataccgCGCAATATATATTCACGAATGGACGATTCATTTGTTCGaacgtatccccccccccaaaaaaaaaaggaaaagaaagagagaaatgaagaaaatagaggaagattTGTCTTATGCATCTCTTTACACATTCGCACAAAGGATTTAGTTGTCAGGAGGATCAAAAGGGGTTTTCGAGGAAGCAGCGCCTGCCACTGATGCCTCTCCGTCTCCCACTCCCACACAGCCTCAAAATGCCCTTGTTCAGGGCCTGTTGCGAACGGCGGCCGACCGTTCTTCATGGCGGGATATCAGGTGAATTtcgaggttgggggaggaggtgggtgtggGATGGGGGATTAGAAAGGAGGTCAGAGGGGGTAGGGtgaggatgggtgggggaaggatgaggatgggagggggatgggggaggtggaggggtaggTCAGAGGGGTGGGGGTTTATGAGGAGGGGAAGGCCTGGGGTGTGTGGCTGGGGGGATGGTAGAACTGTGCCTTTGAATAAAAATCCTGTTGCaaattttgttctgtttgttgCAGATAAAGGGagatgtgtttttcctttttttttctttcttcttttttatttatttttatttttttattttttttgaaggagGTGACTAGATGTGAAAGGTCAATGTTTAACCTTTGTTGCGAAAGACAGGGgaggcaaaaaataaatatatgaacaaagagctggaaaaaaattgtacaagaGACCCCGCGTGTGAACGGTTTTCGAACAAGACGCCACTCGATTCATTTGCTCGCCGACTCGCCTTGCATCAGGTTATGGCAAGAATTTCAACAATGATCTTCCCTCCGGCTGAGGTCAGACGGTGTCTCCCCGcctctcctatctccccatcTGCGCCTCGGACACATTTTCATTCCTGCTTTGTATCATACTACGATCGTAAACAGAATTCAATCACATTCAAAACTTTTGACTGACATATCGACTGGAGGCGAAGGGCCGCGTTCCCGCCATTCCGCGCGTTCCTCTCGGCgaaacttcctctctttcttcgggCTTTTGCGAGGCTCGAGACACGGCTGGCTGGGTGAGTCCCTGGCTTCGGCATGCTGCTGGTATGTACACGTGGCTGCGACATGGTACCTCGTGTTCACCCTGTCTGCCTATGTGACGCAGTTTGCTTGAGGTCCCCCTGGGAGGTGAGAAGGACCTGCTGACCCTGGCAACAACTAGATGGCGcgggaagaggtgaggggggagggggcgaagcaGACGgaaccccccactcctcccccgcctcctcgcTCTTCCCGCGACACCGCGACACGTGCTGGCGCGACGCCGGAGCGAGCGGCCCGAAGACTGGCGGTCGAGAGAGGAtcagggaggagggtagggggcaATAGGCGGTCGGGGAGGGTCAGGGGagagggcagggggagaggacCTGGAAAAGGGGCGATAAGAGGGCGGggaaggcccgggggggggagaaggatctGGAAGCAGGGCAATAGGAAGGCTGGAAGGAGGGACGCGAAGacctggaagagggagaggagggcgggaaggagcggaggggaggagggcgaaagTACATGAGAGGGGGGTATGAGGGCAGGAAAGGgccggggtgaggggggggggacctggggaagaaagaggggcggggaagggctggaagaaaagcgagagaagaaCCTGCACGGAGGGCGATAAGAAGGCATGGGAGGGccgaggggaatgaggggaaaaagaccTAGAAAGAGGGCGtttggagggcggggggagggtgtAGAACTTAGTAGAGGAGCGATAGGAAGGAtagggagggcggggagaggaaaggcgggaagagggagggcggggagagatCCGGAGGAAGCCttggaagggtggggaaggaccGGGGGAACAGCCTCCCTGGCGACATGATTATAACCCAAAGTCCACCGACGTTGTATGTATCGACGCAGGACAAACCCGCGTCTGAACATAACAAAGTCTAACAGGCCTGGCGTGGCGGCGAGGGCTGGACACACACCTGACCCAACATGCCTGGAATTCCACGCCCAATTGAGCAAGTTCTGGCGCTGATCTTATCGGCCGGTGATGAGGCAATATCACTCGTATAAACGCGCGCACGTCTCATAAACTACAAGCGGGTGTCAACGAGGTCGTTCGCACTCTCTCGtgcctatttttttctccttttcggcGCGCCAAATGTTCGCTTCTGTCCATTGATTGCGCGCCACGAAGACAAGCGAAGAACGACTTGCGCGCGAAAACGATTATGCCAAAACCTTCCGATGATTCTGTGTAAACAATTTTGCATGTCTTGCTTACGTGCAAAATCTATTGCGTTGataagcatgtgtgtatgtgtgtgtgtgtgtgtgtgtgtgtgtgtgtgtgtgtgtgtgtgtgtgtgtgtgtgtgtgtgtgtgtgtgtgtgtgagtttgtgtgtgtgagtgtgtatatatatatatatatatatatatatatatatatatatatatatatgtatatatatgcatatatatatatatatatatatatattatatatatattaaaatatatatatatattatatatatatatatatatatatatatatatatatatatatatatatatatgtagtatatatatacatatatatatatatatatatatatatatatatatatatatatatatatatatatatatacatatatacatgtatgtctcttttctctcttctctcttctctctcctctctctctctctctctctctctctctctctctctctctctctctctttccttctatcccagtgtatatgtgtgtgcgtgagtgagtgaaaacatgtgtctatatatgaatatatatgaatatatatatatatatatatatatatatatatatatatatatatatatatatatatatatatatatatatatatatatatatatatatagagagagagagagagagagagagagagagagagagagatggatagatagattggtaaatagatagatagatatatagatggatagatagacagataggtatataggtagatagacataaaaaagataaatggatagatttaTCAATAGATAGGCAATCAgattggtagatatatagatagacagatagatagagagaaaaagaaaagatagatagacagatagatgggtatatatatatatatatatatatatatatatatataatatatatatatacacacacatacatacatacatatatatatatataataatatttatatacataaatatatatatatatatatatatatatatatatatatatatatatatatatatatatagatagctaggtaattagatagatagatagacagacagacagacagacagatagatagatagatagatagacagatagataatgagagagatagatagttaagtGGATAGGTacctagataaatataaatagatagatagttagaaagagagagagagagagtgagagagagagagagagagagagagagagagagagagagagagagagagagagagagagagagagagagagagagagagagagagagagagagagaggcggacaaaggcatagagaaagaaagagaaagagaatgtctCGATGATGATTAGAGAAGTATGGGGTAAGAAATTGGCTAATAAAAGCAAGTATAATGCACAGAGTGGAAgcgatggagagaagaggagagggaagagaagaaaagagggatgagaagaagggcagaggagaggaaaagggagaagaagcaaagcaataaaatgaaataagataaataagaggagaataaaggaaaggaaaggaaaggggaagagaggaggagagaggaaatgaaagaagagagaagaaagaaaatgaggaaagggagaagagaggagatgataaaagagagaagagataaaagagaagagaagggagatgagagagataagagagagaagagaagattgacacagaagacaaaaaagagaaaaatgaagagaggaaatgagaaaagtgagaagagagaagagaggaaagaaaaaagaaaagaaagaagagaaaagaaaaagaatgaagagcggagagagaaga from the Penaeus monodon isolate SGIC_2016 chromosome 35, NSTDA_Pmon_1, whole genome shotgun sequence genome contains:
- the LOC119595195 gene encoding uncharacterized protein LOC119595195, coding for MKNGRPPFATGPEQGHFEAVWEWETERHQWQALLPRKPLLILLTTKSFVRMCAWHGAWKSADKCQGKTAYKCQGKSAYKCLGKSVYKCQGKSAYKCLGKSAYKWQGKSAYKCQGKSAYKCHWKTAYKCQWKSADKCQGKSSYKWQGKSAYKCLGKSAYKCLGNSADRCQGKSAYKCQGKSADECQGKSAYKCQGKSAYKCLGKREECLQVPGEECRRVPGEECLQVAGEECLQVPGEECRQVPGEECRQVPGEECLQVPGEECRQVPLEECLQVPGEECLQVPLEECRQVPGEDCLQVPREECRQVPGKECRQVPGEECLQVPGEECLQVPLEECLQVPGEECLQVPGEECLQVPLEEGRVPTSARGRVPKVPGEECLQVPGEECLQVPGEEFLQVPGEECRQVPGEDCLQVPGEECLQVPLEDCLQVPGEECLQVPGEECLQVPLEECL